A single genomic interval of Spinacia oleracea cultivar Varoflay chromosome 6, BTI_SOV_V1, whole genome shotgun sequence harbors:
- the LOC110791121 gene encoding probable methyltransferase PMT21 produces MKFKDGKPISHPDKGVKIVPLSFIIVLLCGISFYLGGVFNNIDAKDITDVVMKTEQTPKTKSVVSPLQIKSVSFPDCGVEYQDYTPCTDPRRWKKYGYKRLIFLERHCPPIFERKECLVPPPEGYKLPIRWPKSKKECWYRNVPYDWINKQKSNQHWLRKEGEKFFFPGGGTMFPKGVSHYVDLMEDLLPQLKDGTIRTAIDTGCGVASWGGDLLDRGILTVSLAPRDNHEAQVQFALERGIPAILGVISTQRLPFPSNSFDMAHCSRCLIPWTEFGGVYLMEIHRILRPGGFWVLSGPPVNYENRWRGWNTTVDEQRSDYEKLQELLTSMCFKLFSKKDDIAVWRKASDNSCYDDKLASPDAYPPKCDDSVEPDSAWYTPLRSCVTVPSPKLKKLSLKSISKWPQRLSVAPDRLSEVPSGNAGTFKHDEGKWKVRVKHYKKLVSAIGSDKIRNVMDMNTMYGGFAAQLIEDPVWVMNVVSSYGANTLPVVYDRGLIGAYHDWCEPFSTYPRTYDLLHADGLFTAESHRCDMKYVLLEMDRLLRPSGYAIIRENSYFVDSVSTIAKGMKWECRKEETGYNSENEKILICQKKLWYSKQSSR; encoded by the exons ATGAAATTTAAGGATGGAAAGCCGATTTCTCACCCTGATAAAGGCGTGAAGATCGTTCCTTTATCTTTCATCATTGTTCTGTTATGTGGGATATCGTTCTATCTAGGAGGGGTGTTCAACAACATTGATGCTAAAGATATCACAGATGTTGTTATGAAAACAGAACAGACACCAAAGACGAAATCAGTAGTTTCACCTCTACAGATCAAGTCTGTTTCCTTCCCTGATTGTGGTGTTGAGTATCAAGACTACACTCCCTGCACAGATCCAAGG AGATGGAAGAAGTATGGTTATAAACGGCTTATTTTCTTGGAACGACATTGTCCACCGATATTTGAAAGAAAGGAGTGTTTAGTGCCTCCACCTGAGGGGTACAAATTGCCAATCAGATGGCCTAAGAGCAAGAAGGAGTGTTGGTACAG AAATGTGCCATATGATTGGATCAACAAGCAGAAGTCGAATCAGCATTGGTTGAGGAAAGAAGGAGAAAAATTCTTCTTCCCTGGCGGAGGCACGATGTTTCCAAAGGGTGTTAGTCATTATGTTGATCTTATGGAAGATTTGCTTCCTCAATTGAAAGACGGAACTATTCGTACTGCTATTGACACCGGCTGTGGG GTTGCTAGTTGGGGAGGCGATTTGCTGGATCGAGGAATTCTTACTGTTTCTTTAGCTCCAAGGGATAACCATGAGGCACAAGTTCAATTTGCTCTAGAACGTGGTATTCCTGCAATTCTAGGAGTCATTTCAACACAACGGCTTCCTTTCCCTTCAAATTCGTTTGATATGGCTCATTGCTCAAGATGCCTTATTCCCTGGACAGAGTTTG GTGGAGTCTATCTCATGGAAATTCACCGCATACTTCGGCCAGGAGGATTTTGGGTTCTTTCAGGACCTCCTGTGAACTACGAGAACCGTTGGAGAGGGTGGAATACCACTGTAGATGAACAAAGATCAGACTATGAGAAACTACAAGAGTTGCTTACTTCTATGTGCTTCAAACTATTCAGCAAAAAGGATGATATTGCTGTGTGGCGTAAAGCTTCTGACAATAGCTGCTACGATGATAAGCTTGCTAGTCCCGATGCTTACCCCCCTAAATGTGATGACAGTGTTGAGCCTGATTCAGCTTGGTACACCCCACTCCGCTCATGCGTGACAGTGCCGAGCCCCAAACTCAAGAAATTGAGTCTGAAATCCATTTCAAAGTGGCCACAACGTTTGAGCGTTGCACCAGATCGTCTCTCTGAAGTTCCTAGTGGAAATGCCGGTACTTTCAAGCATGATGAAGGCAAGTGGAAGGTCAGAGTTAAGCATTACAAGAAGTTGGTATCGGCTATTGGAAGTGACAAGATAAGGAATGTTATGGATATGAATACAATGTATGGGGGTTTTGCAGCTCAACTTATTGAGGATCCTGTTTGGGTTATGAATGTGGTTTCCTCTTATGGTGCGAATACATTGCCTGTGGTTTATGATCGGGGTCTCATTGGAGCTTATCATGACTG GTGCGAGCCATTCTCTACCTATCCAAGAACATATGATCTTCTTCACGCGGATGGCCTCTTTACTGCTGAAAGCCACAG GTGTGATATGAAGTACGTGCTCTTGGAAATGGATCGACTTCTTCGACCAAGTGGGTACGCTATCATTCGGGAAAACAGCTACTTTGTAGATTCTGTTAGTACAATTGCCAAGGGGATGAAATGGGAATGTCGCAAGGAAGAAACCGGTTATAACAGTGAAAACGAAAAGATATTAATTTGCCAGAAGAAACTCTGGTACTCCAAACAGAGTTCAAGATGA
- the LOC110791113 gene encoding V-type proton ATPase subunit B 2, with protein MGAQDNLDVDDGNLEVGMEYRTVSGVAGPLVILDKVKGPKFQEIVNIRLGDGSTRRGQVLEVDGEKAVVQVFEGTSGIDNKYTTVQFTGEVLKTPVSQDMLGRIFNGSGKPIDNGPPILPEAYLDISGSSINPSERTYPEEMIQTGISTIDVMNSIARGQKIPLFSAAGLPHNEIAAQICRQAGLVKRLEQSDNLLEGGEDDNFAIVFAAMGVNMETAQFFKRDFEENGSMERVTLFLNLANDPTIERIITPRIALTTAEYLAYECGKHVLVILTDMSSYADALREVSAAREEVPGRRGYPGYMYTDLATIYERAGRIEGRTGSITQIPILTMPNDDITHPTPDLTGYITEGQIYIDRQLHNRQIYPPINVLPSLSRLMKSAIGEGMTRRDHSDVSNQLYANYAIGKDVQAMKAVVGEEALSSEDLLYLEFLDKFERKFVAQGAYDTRTIFQSLDLAWTLLRIFPRELLHRIPAKTLDQYYSRDASN; from the exons ATGGGTGCTCAGGACAATCTTGATGTTGACGATGGAAACCTGGAGGTTGGGATGG AGTACAGAACCGTCTCTGGAGTTGCAGGACCACTAGTTATTCTCGACAAGGTTAAG GGACCTAAATTTCAAGAAATCGTCAATATCCGTTTGGGAGACGGATCAACCCGTAGAGGTCAAGTGTTGGAAGTTGATGGTGAAAAGGCTGTAGTACag GTGTTTGAAGGAACTTCTGGAATTGATAACAAATACACCACCGTGCAGTTCACTGGTGAG GTTTTGAAAACTCCCGTCTCCCAGGATATGCTTGGGCGAATTTTTAATGGATCTGGTAAACCTATTGACAATGGTCCTCCAATTCTTCCCGAGGCTTACTTGGATATTTCTG GGAGTTCAATCAACCCCAGTGAAAGAACTTATCCAGAAGAAATGATTCAAACCGGCATTTCCACAATAGATGTCATGAACTCTATCGCTAGAGGGCAAAAGATCCCTCTATTTTCTGCTGCCGGTCTTCCTCACAATGAAATTGCCGCACAAATTTGTCGCCAGGCAGGTCTGGTGAAGCGGTTAGAGCAGTCTGACAACCTTTTGGAG GGTGGTGAAGACGACAACTTTGCTATTGTTTTTGCAGCTATGGGAGTTAATATGGAAACTGCACAGTTCTTTAAACGTGATTTTGAAGAGAATGGGTCTATGGAGAGAGTTACTCTCTTTTTGAATCTG GCCAATGACCCTACTATTGAGCGTATCATTACTCCTCGTATTGCCCTCACAACTGCAGAGTACCTGGCATATGAATGTGGGAAGCATGTGCTTGTTATTTTGACTGACATGAGTTCTTATGCTGATGCACTTCGTGAG GTATCAGCTGCCCGTGAAGAAGTGCCTGGAAGGCGTGGTTATCCTGGTTATATGTACACTGATCTTGCCACCATCTATGAACGTGCTGGACGAATTGAAGGGCGAACAGGGTCTATCACTCAGATTCCAATTTTAACTATGCCTAATGATG ATATTACTCACCCTACTCCGGATCTTACGGGTTATATTACTGAGGGACAAATCTATATTGACAGACAGCTACACAATCGTCAG ATATACCCACCAATCAATGTCCTACCCTCACTTTCCCGTCTCATGAAG AGTGCTATTGGTGAAGGCATGACTCGCAGGGATCACTCCGATGTCTCCAACCAG CTATATGCAAATTATGCCATTGGAAAGGATGTACAGGCAATGAAAGCTGTGGTTGGAGAGGAAGCTCTTTCTTCGGAAGATCTG CTATACTTGGAATTCTTGGACAAATTTGAGAGGAAATTTGTAGCTCAAGGAGCATATGACACCCGTACCATCTTCCAATCACTCGATCTAGCATGGACACTCCTCAGGATCTTCCCCCGTGAGCTTCTCCACCGTATCCCTGCAAAGACACTCGACCAATACTACAGTCGGGATGCTTCAAATTGA
- the LOC110791091 gene encoding mechanosensitive ion channel protein 10 isoform X1 produces MDGGGDSGESGDQVIVFMADGHTQGGQSVASDHSNTNTTNVDRRGDHLKAKPLQRVQSTNTLRKRATLRRLSFSKPKSRNLEFNFPPKKNVTTGEFERDQTTIWEEEVSNNCNGIGSDTDFSSSSSEDEEEEEEEKSGGGNKQYHKIKKKKRKIKWKRVGEWSLFLVILTCLILSLTVDTLRHYPVMGLVPWQWCLLAMVVFSGRLCSGWLVSFLVFLIERNFMLREKVLYFVYGLRKSIQSCIWLALVLLAWTCMFNAKVHQNNKVVKRVSQLLVAILVGAIIWLVKIVLVKTLASSFHVRTYFDRMKESVFHHYILDTLSGPAMNELLWEEHKPILGSKSLPTNWKDAKNAIRSKKYGSRKLDMDKLKELSMETPASIWSLKRLMNYIRSSSLSTISKNVDEFGKAESEITSEWQARTTAKRIFRNVAKCGAKYVEEEDLSRFLKRNEIHAIFPLFEGALETGRITKSSFRNWVVRAYFERRALAHSLNDTKTAVQQLHKIASALVSVIIFVVFLLLMGLASPRVVAFVITQMVVLGVIFHNTCKTIFDCIIFVFVMHPFDIGDRCKVDGVQMIVEEMNILTTVFLRYDMEKIYYPNSALLTKPISNFYRSPEMWDTIPFTIDASTPIETINALKKATQSYIDSKPNHWNSKHSFIVKDIEDLNKMKMGLSVQHTINHQNIGERNIRLTDLILDLKKNFESLGIKYHLLPQEVHLTQLNINNSSLPTPS; encoded by the exons ATGGATGGTGGTGGTGACTCTGGTGAGTCCGGTGACCAAGTCATTGTGTTTATGGCTGACGGCCACACGCAAGGCGGCCAATCCGTAGCCTCCGATCATTCCAACACCAACACTACCAACGTTGATCGACGAGGTGATCATTTGAAGGCGAAGCCCTTACAAAGGGTACAATCCACTAATACTCTTAGAAAGAGAGCCACCTTACGCCGTCTTAGCTTCTCCAAACCCAAATCTCGAAACCTCGAGTTCAACTTCCCTCCCAAAAAAAATGTCACGACTGGTGAGTTTGAAAGAGATCAGACGACTATTTGGGAAGAAGAGGTAAGTAACAACTGTAACGGTATTGGTAGTGACACGGACTTCTCCTCCTCTTCCTCGGAAGAcgaggaagaggaggaggaagaaAAAAGTGGGGGTGGTAATAAACAATATCACAAGattaagaaaaagaagaggAAGATAAAGTGGAAGAGAGTGGGAGAGTGGTCATTATTTTTAGTTATATTGACTTGCTTGATCCTTTCCTTGACGGTGGACACGCTCCGACACTACCCCGTGATGGGCCTAGTGCCGTGGCAGTGGTGTTTGTTGGCGATGGTGGTGTTTAGTGGCCGTCTTTGTTCCGGGTGGCTAGTGAGTTTCTTGGTGTTTTTGATAGAGAGGAACTTTATGTTAAGGGAGAAGGTGTTGTATTTTGTGTATGGGTTAaggaaaagtattcaaagttgTATATGGTTAGCACTTGTGTTATTAGCTTGGACTTGTATGTTCAATGCTAAAGTGCACCAAAATAATAAGGTGGTGAAGAGGGTGTCACAATTGCTAGTAGCAATTCTAGTTGGAGCAATCATATGGTTGGTCAAGATTGTGTTGGTCAAGACTCTTGCCTCATCTTTTCATGTCCGAACTTACTTTGATCGTATGAAAGAAAGTGTCTTTCATCACTACATACTTGACACACTCTCAG GTCCGGCAATGAATGAACTACTATGGGAAGAACATAAACCAATCCTTGGATCAAAATCTCTACCTACAAACTGGAAGGATGCTAAGAACGCAATTAGATCAAAGAAATATGGATCAAGGAAATTAGACATGGACAAGCTCAAGGAACTAAGTATGGAAACTCCGGCGTCGATTTGGAGTTTGAAGAGGTTGATGAACTACATTAGATCTTCTAGTTTATCCACAATTTCAAAGAATGTTGATGAATTTGGGAAAGCTGAATCTGAGATTACAAGTGAGTGGCAAGCTAGAACTACTGCCAAACGCATCTTCAGAAACGTTGCTAAATGTGGTGCCAA GTACGTTGAGGAGGAGGATCTATCAAGATTCTTGAAGAGGAACGAGATTCATGctatattccccctttttgaagGAGCACTGGAGACCGGAAGAATCACCAAGTCATCCTTTAGAAATTGGGTG GTACGGGCTTATTTCGAGAGAAGGGCTCTAGCACATTCTCTCAATGACACCAAAACAGCGGTGCAACAACTACACAAGATAGCTTCAGCACTTGTGAGTGTGATAATCTTTGTGGTGTTTCTCTTGCTAATGGGATTAGCATCGCCGAGAGTGGTCGCCTTTGTCATCACACAAATGGTAGTCTTAGGCGTCATCTTTCACAACACTTGTAAAACTATCTTCGACTGCATCATTTTTGTCTTTGTCATGCACCCTTTCGACATAGGAGATCGTTGTAAAGTTGATGGTGTTCAG ATGATTGTAGAAGAGATGAACATACTAACAACAGTTTTCCTGAGGTATGACATGGAGAAGATATACTATCCAAATTCAGCGCTATTAACAAAGCCAATCAGCAATTTCTACAGAAGTCCCGAAATGTGGGATACAATTCCTTTCACCATAGACGCTTCCACTCCGATTGAAACCATAAATGCACTCAAGAAGGCAACACAAAG CTATATTGACAGTAAGCCAAATCATTGGAATTCAAAACATAGTTTCATAGTAAAAGACATAGAAGATCTGAACAAGATGAAGATGGGGTTATCTGTGCAACACACAATCAACCACCAAAACATTGGAGAACGCAACATTCGGTTAACCGATCTCATTTTAGATCTGAAGAAAAACTTTGAGAGTCTTGGTATCAAATATCACCTTCTTCCACAAGAGGTCCATCTTACCCAGCTCAACATCAACAATTCGTCGTTGCCAACACCATCTTAA
- the LOC110791091 gene encoding mechanosensitive ion channel protein 10 isoform X2: MDGGGDSGESGDQVIVFMADGHTQGGQSVASDHSNTNTTNVDRRGDHLKAKPLQRVQSTNTLRKRATLRRLSFSKPKSRNLEFNFPPKKNVTTGEFERDQTTIWEEEVSNNCNGIGSDTDFSSSSSEDEEEEEEEKSGGGNKQYHKIKKKKRKIKWKRVGEWSLFLVILTCLILSLTVDTLRHYPVMGLVPWQWCLLAMVVFSGRLCSGWLVSFLVFLIERNFMLREKVLYFVYGLRKSIQSCIWLALVLLAWTCMFNAKVHQNNKVVKRVSQLLVAILVGAIIWLVKIVLVKTLASSFHVRTYFDRMKESVFHHYILDTLSGPAMNELLWEEHKPILGSKSLPTNWKDAKNAIRSKKYGSRKLDMDKLKELSMETPASIWSLKRLMNYIRSSSLSTISKNVDEFGKAESEITSEWQARTTAKRIFRNVAKCGAKYVEEEDLSRFLKRNEIHAIFPLFEGALETGRITKSSFRNWVMIVEEMNILTTVFLRYDMEKIYYPNSALLTKPISNFYRSPEMWDTIPFTIDASTPIETINALKKATQSYIDSKPNHWNSKHSFIVKDIEDLNKMKMGLSVQHTINHQNIGERNIRLTDLILDLKKNFESLGIKYHLLPQEVHLTQLNINNSSLPTPS; encoded by the exons ATGGATGGTGGTGGTGACTCTGGTGAGTCCGGTGACCAAGTCATTGTGTTTATGGCTGACGGCCACACGCAAGGCGGCCAATCCGTAGCCTCCGATCATTCCAACACCAACACTACCAACGTTGATCGACGAGGTGATCATTTGAAGGCGAAGCCCTTACAAAGGGTACAATCCACTAATACTCTTAGAAAGAGAGCCACCTTACGCCGTCTTAGCTTCTCCAAACCCAAATCTCGAAACCTCGAGTTCAACTTCCCTCCCAAAAAAAATGTCACGACTGGTGAGTTTGAAAGAGATCAGACGACTATTTGGGAAGAAGAGGTAAGTAACAACTGTAACGGTATTGGTAGTGACACGGACTTCTCCTCCTCTTCCTCGGAAGAcgaggaagaggaggaggaagaaAAAAGTGGGGGTGGTAATAAACAATATCACAAGattaagaaaaagaagaggAAGATAAAGTGGAAGAGAGTGGGAGAGTGGTCATTATTTTTAGTTATATTGACTTGCTTGATCCTTTCCTTGACGGTGGACACGCTCCGACACTACCCCGTGATGGGCCTAGTGCCGTGGCAGTGGTGTTTGTTGGCGATGGTGGTGTTTAGTGGCCGTCTTTGTTCCGGGTGGCTAGTGAGTTTCTTGGTGTTTTTGATAGAGAGGAACTTTATGTTAAGGGAGAAGGTGTTGTATTTTGTGTATGGGTTAaggaaaagtattcaaagttgTATATGGTTAGCACTTGTGTTATTAGCTTGGACTTGTATGTTCAATGCTAAAGTGCACCAAAATAATAAGGTGGTGAAGAGGGTGTCACAATTGCTAGTAGCAATTCTAGTTGGAGCAATCATATGGTTGGTCAAGATTGTGTTGGTCAAGACTCTTGCCTCATCTTTTCATGTCCGAACTTACTTTGATCGTATGAAAGAAAGTGTCTTTCATCACTACATACTTGACACACTCTCAG GTCCGGCAATGAATGAACTACTATGGGAAGAACATAAACCAATCCTTGGATCAAAATCTCTACCTACAAACTGGAAGGATGCTAAGAACGCAATTAGATCAAAGAAATATGGATCAAGGAAATTAGACATGGACAAGCTCAAGGAACTAAGTATGGAAACTCCGGCGTCGATTTGGAGTTTGAAGAGGTTGATGAACTACATTAGATCTTCTAGTTTATCCACAATTTCAAAGAATGTTGATGAATTTGGGAAAGCTGAATCTGAGATTACAAGTGAGTGGCAAGCTAGAACTACTGCCAAACGCATCTTCAGAAACGTTGCTAAATGTGGTGCCAA GTACGTTGAGGAGGAGGATCTATCAAGATTCTTGAAGAGGAACGAGATTCATGctatattccccctttttgaagGAGCACTGGAGACCGGAAGAATCACCAAGTCATCCTTTAGAAATTGGGTG ATGATTGTAGAAGAGATGAACATACTAACAACAGTTTTCCTGAGGTATGACATGGAGAAGATATACTATCCAAATTCAGCGCTATTAACAAAGCCAATCAGCAATTTCTACAGAAGTCCCGAAATGTGGGATACAATTCCTTTCACCATAGACGCTTCCACTCCGATTGAAACCATAAATGCACTCAAGAAGGCAACACAAAG CTATATTGACAGTAAGCCAAATCATTGGAATTCAAAACATAGTTTCATAGTAAAAGACATAGAAGATCTGAACAAGATGAAGATGGGGTTATCTGTGCAACACACAATCAACCACCAAAACATTGGAGAACGCAACATTCGGTTAACCGATCTCATTTTAGATCTGAAGAAAAACTTTGAGAGTCTTGGTATCAAATATCACCTTCTTCCACAAGAGGTCCATCTTACCCAGCTCAACATCAACAATTCGTCGTTGCCAACACCATCTTAA
- the LOC110791103 gene encoding mechanosensitive ion channel protein 10, whose product MNGDQVIVYMAEDLTQGDLTLPSVRTTSGTINVELLGDQINKPLQPTNSTLRKRATLHRLSFSKPKSRNTELNYLLPKKNVTADQFHTVDQFETDQTSKTATWEEESSNHCNNGGDLSSSDSSSNSSSEEEKGKDDVEEEEEKSEGSNNKQYHKTNKKVRKIKWKRVGEWSLFFAILTCSILSVTVTAFRDNNVMGLLPWRWCLLAMVVFSGRLCSGWLVSFLVFLLERNFMLREKVLYFVYGLRKIIQSCVWLALVLLAWTCMFNSKVHHNNEMVKRVSQLLVAILVGAIIWLVKIVMVKSLASSFHVRTYFDRMKESVFHHYILDTLSGPPVNELVWEEHKPMLGSKPHPTKWKVAKNSIRSKKYGSRKLDMEKLKELSMETPASIWSLKRLMKHIRSSGLSTISKSVDEFGKAESQITSEWQARTTAKRIFKNVAKCGVKYVEEEDLSRFLKKNEIHAIFPHFEGALETGRVTKSSFKNWVVRAYFERKALAHSLKDTKTAVQQLHKIASAVVSVVIFVVFLLLMGLATPSIVAFVITQMVIVGVIFHNTCKIICDCIIFVFVMHPFDIGDRCRVDGVQMIVEEMNILTTVFLRYDMEKIYYPNSALLNMPISNFYRSPDMWDTIHITIDASTPIETINALKKATQSYIDSKPNHWNSKHSFVVKDIEDLNQMKMALSVQHTINHQNITERNIRLSDLILDLKKSFETLCIKYHLLAQDVHVTQFDMNNPSMLTPS is encoded by the exons ATGAATGGTGATCAAGTTATTGTGTACATGGCTGAGGATCTTACGCAAGGCGACTTAACCTTGCCCTCAGTTCGTACAACTTCCGGCACCATCAACGTTGAGTTACTAggtgatcaaataaacaaacccTTACAACCAACTAATAGTACTCTTAGAAAAAGAGCCACCTTACACCGTCTTAGCTTCTCCAAACCCAAATCTCGAAACACTGAGTTAAATTATCTCCTTCCCAAAAAAAATGTCACTGCTGATCAGTTTCATACTGTTGATCAGTTTGAAACTGATCAGACGAGCAAAACTGCGACTTGGGAAGAAGAATCAAGTAACCATTGTAATAATGGTGGTGATCTTAGTAGTTCCGACTCCTCCTCAAATTCTTCGTCTGAGGAGGAGAAGGGAAAAGATGAtgtggaagaagaagaagaaaagagtgAGGGTAGTAATAATAAGCAAtatcacaaaacaaacaaaaaggtAAGGAAGATTAAGTGGAAGAGAGTAGGAGAGTGGTCATTATTCTTTGCTATATTGACTTGCTCAATCCTCTCCGTCACCGTCACCGCCTTCCGGGACAACAATGTGATGGGCTTACTTCCGTGGCGGTGGTGCTTGTTGGCGATGGTGGTGTTTAGCGGCCGTCTTTGCTCAGGGTGGCTAGTGAGCTTCTTGGTGTTTCTACTAGAGAGAAACTTCATGTTAAGGGAGAAAGTGTTGTATTTTGTGTATGGGTTAAGGAAGATCATACAAAGTTGTGTTTGGTTAGCACTTGTGTTGTTAGCTTGGACTTGTATGTTCAATTCTAAAGTACACCATAATAATGAGATGGTGAAGAGGGTGTCTCAATTGCTAGTAGCTATCCTTGTTGGAGCAATCATATGGTTGGTCAAGATTGTTATGGTTAAGAGTCTTGCTTCCTCTTTCCATGTCCGGACTTACTTTGATCGTATGAAGGAAAGTGTCTTTCATCACTACATACTCGACACACTCTCAG GTCCACCGGTTAATGAGCTAGTGTGGGAAGAACATAAACCAATGCTAGGGTCAAAACCTCATCCTACAAAATGGAAGGTTGCTAAGAACTCAATTAGATCAAAGAAATATGGATCAAGAAAATTGGACATGGAGAAGCTTAAGGAACTAAGTATGGAAACTCCAGCATCGATTTGGAGTTTGAAGAGGTTGATGAAGCACATTAGATCTTCTGGTTTGTCCACAATTTCAAAGAGTGTTGATGAATTTGGGAAAGCTGAATCTCAGATTACAAGTGAGTGGCAAGCTAGAACTACTGCTAAGCGCATCTTCAAGAACGTTGCAAAATGTGGTGTCAA GTACGTTGAGGAGGAGGATCTATCAAGGTTCTTGAAGAAGAATGAGATTCATGCTATATTTCCTCATTTTGAAGGAGCACTAGAGACCGGAAGAGTCACCAAGTCCTCCTTTAAAAATTGGGTG GTACGGGCTTATTTCGAAAGGAAGGCACTAGCACATTCTCTAAAAGACACTAAAACAGCAGTCCAACAACTTCACAAGATAGCTTCAGCAGTTGTCAGTGTGGTAATCTTTGTGGTTTTCCTCTTGTTGATGGGATTAGCAACACCCAGTATAGTCGCGTTTGTCATCACACAAATGGTAATCGTAGGCGTCATCTTTCACAACACTTGCAAAATCATTTGCGACTGTATAATTTTCGTATTTGTCATGCACCCTTTCGACATAGGAGATCGTTGTAGAGTTGATGGTGTTCAG ATGATTGTAGAAGAGATGAATATACTAACAACAGTTTTCCTGAGGTATGACATGGAGAAAATCTACTATCCAAATTCAGCTCTTTTAAACATGCCAATTAGTAACTTCTACAGAAGCCCGGACATGTGGGATACAATTCATATCACCATAGATGCCTCCACTCCGATTGAAACCATAAATGCACTCAAGAAGGCAACACAAAG CTATATTGACAGCAAACCAAATCATTGGAATTCAAAACATAGCTTCGTAGTCAAAGACATTGAAGACTTGAACCAAATGAAGATGGCCTTATCGGTGCAACACACAATCAACCACCAAAATATTACTGAACGAAACATACGGCTAAGTGATCTTATTTTGGATTTGAAGAAAAGTTTTGAGACACTTTGTATCAAATATCACCTTCTTGCACAAGACGTCCATGTAACTCAATTTGACATGAACAATCCATCAATGCTAACACCATCTTGA